The Geobacter sp. genomic interval GGTAGGGTGCTGCCGACGAGGATTTGACAGCCTTGGTAAGTTCCACGGCCGCTTCGTCGGTCATCCCTTTCTCCAGATAGAGCAGTCCGAGGTTGCCGCTCGCCTGGGTGAAGCCGGGATCAAGTCGCTCTGCCTCGCGGTATTCGGCGATGGCGCTTTCCAGCTTTCCGCTTTCCGCAAGCCTTCGCCCCTTGACGAAATGTCCGGCAGGGCCTTCGGGGCAAAGTTCCGCTGCCCGTGTTTCTATTCGGGACCTTTCTGCTGCATCGGATCTGGAGGGGATGCCTTCCAGGATCTCGCGGGCATCTCCGCACTTGTCCTTGCCGGCGAAGCCCCAGTCGAATCCGCACGTGAGGGTGGCCGTCAGGCAGAGAAGGATAAGCAAAAGGCGTTGATTCATGGCTCTCCTCACTGTGTCACTATCCGCTGGAATGCTGAAGAAGCGCGCATTATACATGGCGCATGCCGCAAATTCAATCCATATCAAAGTTGGAGGGCGTCCATCCCCGGCAATAGCCGCTTTAGCCAGCCCCTCCTCCGCGTTGCCTTGACTTTCGAGGCAAAGATGGTTAAATCATGAAAGTCTGCCTCGTGGCAGTGATTCCAGGAGATTGTCGTTTATTCCTCTGGAGGGGGATTGATGCCTGTCATACCCAAGGATCCTCTGGACTGGCTGACCTTGTTCCGGCAGCAGGTTGATGTCATTTTCAACTACCTCTCCAGCCTGGAGCGGGGTGCGGGCAAGCAGGAACAGGAGTACGTGCCGCTGGTCGATATCTATGAGACAGCGGACGACTATATTGTAGAGTTTGAATTGCCGGGGTTCGAACGTCGTGACCTGAGGCTCTCCATCTGCTGTACTACCCTGATTTTTGAAGGAGTGAAGCGGCGGGACCATACCCGCAAGGGGCACCGCTTCATCCGGGTGGAGCGGCATTTCGGGCACTTTTCGCGGATGATAGAGATTCCGCCGAGCGTGGATATCCAGAGCGTTCAGGCTTCGTATGACCGGGGGGTACTGTCGGTACGGTTCAAGAGACTGCATGACCGGCAGATGGTAATCCGCGACATAGTTATTGACTGAGAGTGAATCCTTCAAGGAGATAGTGATTTATGGAAACTACCAAGCAGCAGGATGCTGAAGAGCTCAAGATTCCTGACGTTCTGCCGCTGCTTCCGGTGCGGGATGTGGTGGTCTATCCCTACATGATCCTGCCGCTTTTTGTGGGGCGTGAGATTTCTATTGCCGCTGTCGATCATGCGCTTTCCGGTGATCGTCTGATATTCCTCGCGACCCAGAAGGATGTGAGTGACGAGGATCCCGAGCCCGAAGCCATTTACGAGGTCGGGACAGTGGCAATGATCATGCGGATGCTCAAGCTTCCCGATGGCCGGGTGAAGATCCTGGTACAGGGGCTGACCAAGGGAAGGATCAACGAATATCTGGCGTCGCGTCCCTATTATTCCGTCCGGATCGAACGGATCACCGAGCCGGCTGCGCTGGACGATTCGCTGGAAACCGAGGCGCTCATCCGGACAATCAAGGAGCAGCTCAGCAAGATTGTTTCCCTGGGCAAGGTCATCTCTCCCGAGGTCATGGTCATTGTTGAAAATATGCAGGAGCCCGGCAGCCTTGCTGACTTGGTTGCCAGCAACATCGGGCTCAAGGTCGAGGAGGCACAGAAGCTCCTGGAGATTTTCGACCCGATGGAGCGGCTCAAAAAGGTGAACGAACTCCTGAACAAGGAGTACGAACTGCTCGACATGCAGGCGCGGATACAATCAGCTGCCAAAGAGGAGATGGGCAAAAGCCAGCGGGAATATTATCTCCGTGAGCAACTCCGGGCCATCCAGCAGGAGTTGGGGGAGACCGATGCCCGCGCCGAGGAGATTGCCGAGTTGCGCAAGGCGATCGAAAACGCCAAGATGCCGCCACCGGTTGAAAAAGAGGCACTCAAACAGTTGGGGCGCCTGGAGCAGATGCATCCCGATGCCGCTGAATCGGGCATGTTGAGGACGTTTCTCGACTGGATGGTCGAACTCCCCTGGGGGAAATCGACTCGCGATGCGCTCGATATCAAGAAGGCGAAAAAGATTCTCGATGAGGATCACTATTATCTCGACAAGATCAAGGAACGCATCCTGGAGTTCCTGGCGGTCAGGAAACTGAAGAAAAAGATGAAGGGCCCGATTCTCTGTTTCGTCGGCCCTCCCGGCGTGGGCAAAACGTCTCTGGGCAAATCCATTGCCCGCTCCATGGGGAGGAAGTTTGTCCGGATTTCCCTGGGCGGCGTTCGTGACGAGGCCGAAATCCGTGGCCACCGTCGCACTTACGTGGGTGCCCTGCCGGGGCGGATCCTGCAAGGGCTGAAACAGGCAGGGTCCAACAACCCTGTTTTCATGCTGGACGAGCTGGACAAGCTCGGCTCGGATTTCCGCGGCGATCCGTCTTCGGCCCTGCTGGAGGTTCTCGACCCGGAACAGAACTTCATGTTCTCCGATCATTACATCAACCTGCCGTTTAACCTGTCCAATGTCATGTTCATTGCCACGGCCAACCAGATCGACACTGTGCCGGGACCGCTCCGTGACCGGATGGAGGTGATCTCCCTTGCCGGTTACACCGAGGAAGAGAAGCTGCAGATTGCCAAACGGTATCTGGTGCCCCGGCAGACCAAGGAGAACGGCATCTCTGCCAAGTACCTCGCCATCACCGACGAGGCGATCAAGACGGTCATCGCCAAATACACCCGCGAGGCCGGTCTGCGCAATCTGGAGAGGGAGATCGGCACCATCTGCAGGAAGGTTGCACGCAAGGTTGCCGAAGGAGAGAAGCGACACTTCGCGGTGAATGCCTCTACCGTTGCCAAGTATCTGGGGCCGGCAAAATTCCTCCGCGAGGAAGAGATGGAAAAGAATGAGGTCGGGCTTGTTACCGGTCTGGCCTGGACACCGGTTGGCGGGGAGGTCCTCCTTGTCGAGGCGACCATCATGGCCGGCAAAGGCGGGCTCACGCTTACCGGCCAGTTGGGTGACGTGATGAAGGAATCAGTTCAGGCAGCCCTTTCCTGGATTCGAGCCAAGGAAAAAGAACTGAATCTTTCGGAGGATTTCTTTCATAACGTGGAGATCCATGTGCATGTCCCGGCAGGGGCAATCCCGAAGGACGGCCCCTCGGCCGGCATTACCATGGCCACGGCACTGGTCTCGGCTCTCACCAAGATCCCCGTGCGCAAGGATGTGGCAATGACCGGCGAGATTACCCTGCGGGGCAAGGTTCTCCCCATTGGCGGGCTCAAGGAAAAAATCCTCGCTGCTGTCAGGGCCGGCATTACGACCATCATCATCCCCGAGCAGAACAAGAAGGACCTTGAGGATGTTCCCAAGAATATCCTCAAGAAGGTCGAGATCGTCACGGCAAAGCAGATCGACGATGTTCTCAAGGTCGCCCTCGAAATTTATCCGCCGCCGCCCCAGGGGGCTTCAAAGGCATCGGCGCCCGCCAAGAGCGGCGCCCGCAGAGTGACTGCCAAGGCCCCGAGGGCCACGGCTTGAACCTTCGTTCACTCGGTGAATTCGGGCTCATTGACCGTATCGCCGGCAGGGTTGCAGCCGGCACCGGGATAATTCGCGGCATCGGCGATGATGCCGCGGCTGTGAAGCCGAGCCCGGGGACCGTCCAGCTCCTGACCTCCGACA includes:
- a CDS encoding Hsp20 family protein — encoded protein: MPVIPKDPLDWLTLFRQQVDVIFNYLSSLERGAGKQEQEYVPLVDIYETADDYIVEFELPGFERRDLRLSICCTTLIFEGVKRRDHTRKGHRFIRVERHFGHFSRMIEIPPSVDIQSVQASYDRGVLSVRFKRLHDRQMVIRDIVID
- the lon gene encoding endopeptidase La, whose product is METTKQQDAEELKIPDVLPLLPVRDVVVYPYMILPLFVGREISIAAVDHALSGDRLIFLATQKDVSDEDPEPEAIYEVGTVAMIMRMLKLPDGRVKILVQGLTKGRINEYLASRPYYSVRIERITEPAALDDSLETEALIRTIKEQLSKIVSLGKVISPEVMVIVENMQEPGSLADLVASNIGLKVEEAQKLLEIFDPMERLKKVNELLNKEYELLDMQARIQSAAKEEMGKSQREYYLREQLRAIQQELGETDARAEEIAELRKAIENAKMPPPVEKEALKQLGRLEQMHPDAAESGMLRTFLDWMVELPWGKSTRDALDIKKAKKILDEDHYYLDKIKERILEFLAVRKLKKKMKGPILCFVGPPGVGKTSLGKSIARSMGRKFVRISLGGVRDEAEIRGHRRTYVGALPGRILQGLKQAGSNNPVFMLDELDKLGSDFRGDPSSALLEVLDPEQNFMFSDHYINLPFNLSNVMFIATANQIDTVPGPLRDRMEVISLAGYTEEEKLQIAKRYLVPRQTKENGISAKYLAITDEAIKTVIAKYTREAGLRNLEREIGTICRKVARKVAEGEKRHFAVNASTVAKYLGPAKFLREEEMEKNEVGLVTGLAWTPVGGEVLLVEATIMAGKGGLTLTGQLGDVMKESVQAALSWIRAKEKELNLSEDFFHNVEIHVHVPAGAIPKDGPSAGITMATALVSALTKIPVRKDVAMTGEITLRGKVLPIGGLKEKILAAVRAGITTIIIPEQNKKDLEDVPKNILKKVEIVTAKQIDDVLKVALEIYPPPPQGASKASAPAKSGARRVTAKAPRATA